A window of Thunnus thynnus chromosome 17, fThuThy2.1, whole genome shotgun sequence contains these coding sequences:
- the cldnk gene encoding claudin k codes for MATTGMQLLGLIMSIVGWVGGLVVCGIPLWRVTAFIGNNIVTAQIIWEGLWMTCIVQSTGQIQCKVYDSLLALPSDMQAARGLTVFSILMCGLALALGVLGVKCTKCIGVNSLKARIARISGALFAIAGFLYLVPICWTAHSIIRDFYDPHVAAPHKRELGPALYIGWGASALLLIGGSLLYAGSSPPGIPGSPTFSSGESSPRRAPATQVKGYV; via the coding sequence ATGGCAACCACGGGCATGCAGTTGCTAGGCCTAATCATGTCCATTGTGGGCTGGGTGGGTGGGTTAGTAGTCTGTGGCATCCCCCTGTGGCGGGTCACTGCCTTCATCGGTAACAACATAGTGACAGCTCAGATTATTTGGGAGGGCCTGTGGATGACTTGCATCGTGCAAAGCACAGGTCAGATCCAGTGTAAAGTGTATGACAGCTTGCTGGCTTTGCCCAGTGATATGCAGGCTGCCCGGGGCCTCACTGTGTTTTCTATTCTAATGTGTGGCCTGGCTCTGGCTCTGGGGGTCCTAGGAGTCAAGTGCACTAAGTGCATTGGTGTAAACAGCCTCAAGGCCCGTATTGCTCGTATTTCTGGGGCCCTTTTCGCCATCGCAGGGTTCCTTTACCTTGTGCCCATCTGCTGGACTGCCCACTCCATCATCAGGGATTTCTATGACCCACATGTGGCGGCTCCACACAAGCGTGAACTTGGCCCTGCCCTCTACATCGGCTGGGGGGCATCAGCCTTGCTCCTTATTGGGGGATCTCTGCTCTATGCTGGGTCAAGTCCCCCTGGCATCCCAGGCTCTCCCACCTTCAGCAGTGGAGAAAGCAGTCCTCGCAGGGCACCTGCCACACAAGTCAAAGGTTATGTCTAA